In the genome of Chaetodon auriga isolate fChaAug3 chromosome 15, fChaAug3.hap1, whole genome shotgun sequence, one region contains:
- the LOC143332525 gene encoding calpain-5-like, translating into MFSSAVPYKNQHYSELRTSCIKDKKLFEDPEFPATNASLYFRKPPPGSVEWKRPGEICNDPHLFVEGISSHDLNQGLVGNCWFVAACSCLALKPNLWKKVIPDHTYQEWDPKHPENYAGIFHFQFWVFGEWVDVVVDDRLPTVNGELIYCHSKENNEFWSALLEKAYAKLSGCYESLEGGNTGDAVVDFSGAVAEAINLEKEEYYKDQKRLDQLFEDLLKVYDRGGIISCSIKAQPHEIELKMANGLVKGHAYSVTAVKNVRLGHGLLAYFKNETIPLIRMRNPWGKTEWKGAWSDSSEEWSKVGDTERGHLGITVEDDGEFWMSFTDWCKFFTDADVCRLINTSLISIHKTWHEVVHFGSWTKNAEPLLNRCGGCANHKQTFLQNPQYLFDVTKEVDEVLISLQQRDMKIHRRVGQGENLSIGFSVFKVELNRKYRMHDILTQRCVETSTYINARTVFLRSMLPQGRYVIIPTTFKPQTLGDYMIRVFTDVDSNCRELTEDKPRVRCWSSFLGYPQVVSHVYVHGAEGLQNQDSTGGADPYVIISCEGHSVRSTIKQDTLEPEFATSGIFFRKKPRKPITVEVWNSNAVKDEFMGQVVLSGLVKDTSDPQKLQLRKRGRQMADEMPGSIGVRIITSTQLTAM; encoded by the exons atgttctcctctgctgtcccgTACAAAAACCAGCACTACAGCGAACTGAGGACGAGCTGCATCAAGGACAAGAAACTGTTCGAGGATCCAGAGTTCCCAGCCACCAATGCATCGCTGTACTTCAGGAAACCACCTCCGGGTTCTGTGGAGTGGAAGCGGCCAGGG GAGATATGTAACGACCCCCATCTGTTTGTGGAGGGCATCAGCTCCCATGATCTGAACCAGGGACTTGTGGGAAACTGCTGGTTCGTTGCTGCCTGCTCCTGCCTGGCTTTGAAGCCAAACCTCTGGAAGAAG gtaaTTCCTGACCATACGTATCAGGAGTGGGATCCAAAACACCCGGAGAACTACGCTGGAatctttcactttcagttctGGGTGTTTGGAGAGTGGGTGGATGTGGTGGTGGATGACCGGCTGCCTACAGTCAACGGAGAACTCATCTACTGTCACTCAAAAGAGAACAATGAATTCTGGAGCGCTCTGCTGGAAAAGGCCTACGCCAA GCTGTCTGGCTGCTATGAGTCCCTGGAGGGGGGAAACACTGGAGACGCTGTGGTGGATTTCAGTGGAGCTGTGGCTGAAGCCATCAACCTGGAGAAAGAGGAGTACTATAAGGACCAGAAAAGACTAGACCAGCTGTTTGAGGATCTCCTTAAGGTCTACGATCGGGGAGGGATCATAAGCTGCTCCATTAAG GCACAGCCACATGAAATTGAGCTCAAGATGGCAAACGGGCTGGTGAAAGGTCACGCATACTCAGTAACTGCAGTGAAGAACGTGCGTTTGGGTCACGGGCTGCTGGCCTACTTCAAGAATGAAACCATTCCTCTGATCCGCATGAGGAACCCCTGGGGCAAGACTGAGTGGAAAGGAGCCTGGAGTGACAG CTCTGAAGAATGGTCAAAGGTtggagatacagagagaggcCACCTTGGCATCACAGTAGAGGATGATGGGGAGTTCTG GATGTCTTTCACGGACTGGTGCAAGTTCTTCACAGATGCAGACGTTTGCCGTCTCATCAATACTTCTCTGATCAGTATCCACAAGACATGGCATGAGGTTGTGCACTTTGGGAGCTGGACCAAAAACGCAGAGCCGCTGTTAAACCGCTGCGGCGGCTGTGCTAACCACAAGCAGACATTCCTGCAGAACCCACAG TACTTGTTTGATGTCACAAAGGAGGTCGATGAGGTCCTTATCTCCTTACAACAGAGGGACATGAAGATCCACAGAAGAGTTGGTCAAGGAGAAAATCTAAGCATtggcttcagtgttttcaag GTGGAACTGAACAGGAAGTATCGGATGCATGACATCCTGACCCAACGGTGTGTGGAGACGTCCACCTACATCAATGCTCGCACAGTGTTTCTGAGAAGCATGCTGCCACAGGGCCGCTACGTCATCATCCCCACCACCTTCAAGCCTCAGACGCTGGGGGATTACATGATCCGAGTTTTCACCGATGTGGACTCAAACTGCAG GGAGCTGACAGAGGATAAACCAAGGGTAAGATGCTGGAGTTCGTTCCTTGGATACCCACAAGTTGTGAGTCACGTCTACGTCCACGGAGCCGAGGGGCTGCAGAATCAGGACAGTACAGGAG GTGCAGACCCCTATGTGATCATCTCCTGTGAGGGCCACTCTGTAAGATCCACTATCAAGCAGGACACCTTGGAGCCAGAGTTTGCAACTAGtggcattttcttcaggaagaAGCCCAGAAAACCCATAACTGTGGAG GTGTGGAACAGCAACGCAGTGAAGGACGAGTTTATGGGCCAAGTGGTGTTGTCCGGGTTGGTGAAGGACACCTCTGACCCTCAGAAGCTTCAGCTGAGGAAGAGAGGACGGCAGATGGCAGATGAGATGCCCGGCAGCATCGGCGTGAGGATCATCACGTCTACTCAGCTAACGGCCATGTGA